The window GGCAGTGGATAAAAAAGCACAACTTAAAAGAAAGAACTGCCTACAAGGTAATAAGCGGTGAATTAACCGGTGAAAAAAATACAAATGGAGCAACAAGAGAAGTTTTTCAAGCTCTTTTAAAGGATGGGATAATTTCTCAGCTTCCAGTCGGTTTAAGAGACAAATAAAAGATTAAAAATGTATTTTGTAGAAACTATAACAGCGTCACTTATTTTTAAATGCAATAAAAATACTTTGCGACAAAGTGTAAAAAGAAATTCCCCCAAATATCCATTTATAAAAGTAGATGCCAATACAAGAAGTCGCGGTGGTAAACGCCTACTTTTCAAGGTAGGTGCTTTAAAAATCAAAGAAGCCATTAGCAAAAACATCATTAGCACAGATATAAAAATATGGGATGAAAAGCTAAATTTAGTAAGTGTAGATGAAATTTTGGGTGGTGATTACTTTAAAAGTGATGATGGCTTTGTGAATAGTTGCGATGATGATGCGTCAAATTGTCATAGTATGCACAATGTAAGCAATACTTCAAGTTCTGATGATTTGGTAAATAATATCGATGTAGTGCGTGAGAGAGTGGTTGGAAGTTGCTGTGATGATTTAGTGAGTGTCACTAGTAATGGGGTTGGATATGATTGCGTAAATGAAAATCGTGGTGATTTAATAAATAGTAAAATTAAGGAGTGTGTCAGCAACAAATTCTCCCACCTAAAAACCTTAAATGAAAATCAAAAATTAGAAGTTATTGCTTATTCGAAAAAATACTCTGTAAAAAAGGCAAAAAAGTTTTTTGGCATAAGTGATAAAAACATATATAGATGGTTAAAAGAGTTTGAAAATGGCGGTATAAAAGAGATCAAAGATAGGCGTGGTAAAAGGATAAAAGCAGATCTTATCCTAATAAAACAAGCTATTTTAAGCATAGGAAATGCTCATAAAAGTAGCTGGTGGATGGAGTATGTCCGCCGCTTTTGTCTTACAAACAACTTAGAGTTTAACGCTTTCAACCTAGAAGCTGACATTTCTAAAAGCACATTTTACCGCCATGCAAACAGCCTAATTAAAAAAGATGCTGATATAAGAAATTTCCTAAGGGGTGGACTTGATGGGCTAACTGATATGAATTTAAGTGTAAAAAGAGATTATCTAATGGAAAATGAAGAGTGGCAAATAGATGCTACAAGCTTTGATTTTATGTGCTTAAATGAAAAGGGTGAGCCTCAAAGATATGAAGCCATTGGCATAGTTGATGCAAAAAGTAAAAAAAGAGTTTATGAGTTAGCAGACTCACCAAATTCATACGCAAATGTGCGTCTTTTAAAGAAAGCTTTTATAAAAATGGGTCGTCCAGGTTACATTAAGGGCGATAACGGAAAGGACTATGTAGGGACGCATTTTCAAGGGGTTTTAGCAAGGCTTGGGGTATCTTACATTGCAGCAGCCCCATTTAAAGGCTATCAAAAAGGTGTGATTGAAAAAAGTCATGGAGTAATGCAAAATTTCTTTGAAGGTTTGCCTGGATTTATAGGACACAATGCAGGAGCTAGGATAAAAAAAGAAAACGAAGCTTTGGAAAAAAGCAAAAGATTAAGTGGGGTTAAAACAAATATTAAAAATTTACTAACCAAAGATGAAATGCAAAGCATGATAGATAGCTGGTGCGATAAGAAATATGGCTTTAGTAAAAATGTAGATAGGGCGTGGTTTGATGAAAGGCTTTTTGGCAAGGCTTATCAAAGAGTGCTTAGTGCTAGTGGCATAAGTATAAACAGTATCACTTATCAAAGCCTTGAGCTTTATAAACACCTGAAAATCGGTGACAGTGTGGAAGTGATAGAAGACATTGATGATGCATCAAAAGTCTATGTTTATCATAAAGGTGAGTTTATATGTGAGATAGTCCATAGCGAAGTTAAAAACATGACCGCCGAAGAGGTTAAAAAAGCTAAAAAAGAGTATCAAAAAACTCATATAACTCCTACAAAGAACTATATCAAGTCTTTAAGAGATGAAAAAGATGCTTACTATAAAGAAGTTGCTAAACAAAACTTAGATGAGAAAATGAAAGCTAAAAATAGTGTGATTAAGAAAGAAAGTGCGGCGAAAAAAGTAGAGGTTGAAGATAACAGTGACGGGGAAATTTATCTGCCTGATATAAATGAAGTTTTAAAAGAATTTGTGGGATAAAACCACTTCTTAAAGGTCTTTTAAAAGGCTTTTAAAAAGTGTTTAAACATTTGGGTCACAAATACCAGCTCAAAGTTGCAATAACAGCCCTCACGAGCAACTTTTCGCTGGTATTTGCTTAAGGAACAAAAAATATGAGGGTTTATAAAAAATTTAGGAGTTTAAAATGATAGATGAAGCAACAAAACAAGCTTACGCGGAGTATGAGAAAAATGGTGGAAGTTTTAGAAAGTTAGGAGCACTTCTTAAAATGAACCAAGCCTATGTTTCAATGGCGTTTAATGGCTGGGGGGATTATGATTTAAGTAGTGAGAGTAAGGCTGTGGCTGAGAAAAAAATAGTAGATTTCTTTAACTCAAAAAGGCTTGATATATCAAACCAGTATGATGAAATTTGTAAAAATGATAAGATTTTACCATTTACAAATACGATCATAATAATGGCAAGTGTTATTAAAGCTATAAAGCAAAGAGCTTTATTAAAAATTATAGGAAAAAGTGGCACAGGAAAAACAACAGCTATAAATGCTTTAATTAAAAAGCTTCCTCAAGCTATTTTAGTAACTGCTTATGCTGGAATGAGTAAAAAAGAGCTCCTTGAAAGCATAGCAGAAAAAATCGGTGCAGAGCCTAAAAGACTAGGCACAGCCCATCTAATGAGTGCGATAAAAGACACCCTAAAAGGAAGTGATAGAGTGATAATCATAGATGAGGCAAACTTTATAAGCACCATAAGTTTAGAACAAATTCGCCATATCCAAGATGAGACAAACTCTCCAATTATCCTAGTAGGAACTGAGAATTTACAAAAGCAAATTTTAAAAAGCCACGAGCAAGTTATAACCAGGATAAGAAACACTCATAAGCCACTTATGAGCTTTAATGAAAATGAAGTGATGATGCTTTTTGAAGAAAATGGCAAAAAAATAGATGAAAAAACGGCTTTAAAGATATGGAAAAGGTGCAAAAATCTAAGAGAGGTTAAATACGCCCTTGATGATTTAGTTGAAATTTATAAAGGCAATATTTCAAAAATAGATGAAGTTTTACCAAGAAATATTTAAGGAGTTAAGCTATGAGTAAAGAAGAAATTATAGCCAAATTTAAAGAGTTTGGTTTTGATGTTTGGTTTAATAAAAGTGGAAATATAGTTGGTAAGAAAAGTGGCTTTAAAAGTGGCGAAAAAGAGCCAATAAACAAGCCATTTAAACCACAAAATTTACAATCAACATTTGTTTTTGGACTTGGTAGAGTATGGAGGTAAAAAATGTATGTAAATGTGCAAAATAAGTCAAGAATACTGAATGTATCTGACACAAGAGTCAATTTTAAAGGAGTAAATTATGATATTTGCAGATAGCAAAAACAATGAATTAGAAATAAACGGAAGCCTTGCTCAGCTTGTGGCTGAACTTGCAGGGATTGTAAAAGCAGTTGCTGAAACTTTCGATATATCAGAAGATAAAATGCGACGAATTCTTAACAATGATAACTTTTGGAAAGCTGTTACCCTTGGGGAAAAGGAGTAAAAATGAAAATGACAAATTTAGTCTTTGTTTCAAGCCCTTATGCATCGATTAAATGTAAAGAGCGTGATAGAAACTATTATGCCAAACAATTAGCCCTAGAAGCTTGTCATCAAGTTATGTTAAATGGCTATGAGCCAATTAGCCCGGTATTAGCTTTTATGGATATTTATAGCGAGTTTGAAAGGTATAAAGTTATGCAAAACTGTAAAGAGCTATTAAGCGTGTGTAGGTATTACTACTTTTATAACTGTAAATATTCAAAAGATAGTAAAGGTATGGCTTATGAGCGAGAGCTAGCTCATAAATTAGGCATTAGTGAGCTTAAGTTTAGTTTGTTTGATTGGCAAGTTTATGGTAAAGATAGTTAAAAAAAGCAAAGATAATTTAGCTGTATGCCTTAAATACAGTTATGTTAATAGCTTTAAATTTATGAAAAAGTATATTTTTAAAAGGAGAAAAAAATGGCAAAGTTAGATGAAAAAGGCTTTTGGCAAAACAAAGAGGGAAATTTTATCCATAAAGACATGATCGCTATAGATAAACAGCTTGAAGATGAAGTTGTAGAAAAGCTTATAGTAAAAGCAAAAGAGGTTCAAAATGCTTTAAAGGAGTTTAAGGAGTTTGCTTATAAGGAGTGTTATGACTTTATAGACTTACTAAGACAAAACTACGGTATGGATAAACTAGAAAACTCTAAAACTGGGAGTGTATGTTTAAGAAGCTTTAACGGGACTAAAGAGGTGCAAATTCAAATAGCTAAGCAAATCAGTTTTGATAGTAAATTAATACTGGCAAAAGAAAAAATAGATGAGTATTTGGATGAAAAAACTGAAAATGCTGATGCTGAGATACGCACTCTTATAACTCGTGCTTTTGATGTAAAAAACGGCAAAGTTGATGCAAAAATGGTATTAAGCTTAAAGCAATATCCCATTAGTAATCCAAAGTGGATTGAGGCCATGAAGATGATAGATGAAGCTGTTGAGATAGTAGGAACAAAAAGTTATATAAGATTTAGAGAAAGAGAAGATGAAAGGATAGATGGAGCTTTAAAAATGATAGTTTTAGATATTGCAGGAGTGTAAAGCTTTAACAAAGGGCTAATTTTAGCCCTTGATTAAGGTTTTAAGGAGTTATAAAAGATGAGTTTAGATGAGATCTATGATGAGATCAGCTTTGAAAGACGAAAGCTTATAAAAGAGCTATTTGGGGATAATAAATCATATTTACCTAGAGCTAAGGTTATAAAATATCATAAAATTTTAGAACTAGTTGATACTAATAAACTCATTGATTTTAGCATTTATATGGATAGCTTTAGAACGCAATATATAAACATGGAAGTTGCTATGACTAAGGCAATTAATGCGTATAAAAAAGCTTTAATTTTAAACTCCATAAAAAAAGGCGAAAAGGCTTTAAAAAATATCAAAGAAGTTGAGAAATTTTGCAAAGAAGCCTTTAGGGAAGAAGATCTTTTTAGTGGTCATAAAGGAAGCCCTTATATAGAGGGTGTTGTCATCTGTGTAGATGAAAATGGAAATTTAAGAAATAAATTTGTTGTAAATAAAAACGGTGTTTTTGCTAGGCTTGATAGTGTTGATGAAAAAAGAGTTTGGGAGTATTTGTTTGCTCACCAAGAAAAAATCGGCGTTGTAGAGTATAAACAAGTTGAAATTAAAAACACTATAGAAGATAAAAAAGATGATTTAGTCGAGGTTAGCAAAGACACAATGGCTTTTAAAATGTGTGAAAAACTAGCAAAAGAGAAAAGGATAGGAAATGCTAATAAAAGCTGATGAGTTTGCAAGTGCCTATGATGTGAGCATGAGAACTTTATATGTCTTAAAAAACTACGATAAAAAAAATAAAAATTATGAGCGTTTTAAGATAGTTAATGGCAGACTTTTTGTGGATTATGAGGCATTTTTTAAAGTAGAAAATGAGATAAATTTAGCAAGGGATCTTTACTATAAGATAATTGATGATTTTAAAAACGAATATGAAATGGCAGGATACTTTGCTAAAAAAATAGGTGTAAAGCAGGTAAATTTATACAATGTTTTTAGAAACTTTACTTTTTATGGAAACAATGCATCACACTCTAATAAAAGAGATTTGCTAATAAAAGCTTTTAAAGAGTATCTAAAGGATCTAAAATGACTGAGAAACAGCGTATTTTAAGAAAAAATTTACTAGCTAGAATCCACACAAATAGCAAATATAAAGAACTTGTTAGAGTTGATGCGTGGGAAAGTTGGTTAGACGTTAGATTTGGTGTAAGTAGTTCGGCTCTTTTATCTATAGATGAGCTTAATAAAACCTTGGATATGTTAATAAATGATGAGTTTAAGGAGTGTGAGCCTGATATTTTAGGTAGAAATTTAGTAAAAAACTCTAAAATTATAAATAATTTGACTAAGAACAAAACTAAAAAAATAACTCAAAAACAATATATCTACATAAAGCACCTTGCAAACAGGCTTAATTTTAGTGATGAAAAATTAATGGTCTTTGTGGCAAGACAGATCAAAGTTTTAATAAGACTTGATAGCCAACTTAAAAGAATAAGCTTAAATGATGCAAGGCGTATCATCACAGGCTTAGAAAAAATGTGTAAATTTTATAAGAAATAAAAATGAAGCTAGATATTGATTTAAGCAATAAAAACTTACCAAATAAAGCGTATTGCAAAGACTATAGTGAATGCTTTTTAGAGATAACTTGCTAGCCTAATAAAAGGAGTTAAAGATGATTTGTCCATATTGTGCTAATGAAAAAACAAATGTCATCGCTACTGTTAAAGGGCTAGTTAATGAAAGGTTTAGAAAATGCCCAAAATGTGGTAGAACTTTTAGCACAATCGAAAAAATAAAATCAAAAGATGAAGAGTTAATAGAGTATGAAAAGGTGGTTAAAGGGAATTTAAAGGGTAGTTAATCCCTTTTAAAACAAATGTAAAATTTATGCAAATTTTCAAGAAAATTTCTATATAATATACGAAAAAGCGAGTTTAAACAATGGAATATTTTCAAGTTAAAAAAATTATAGATGCGTTAAAAACACCAAAAGATATTTTTAAAGTAGATATTCCAAGCATATGTGAATCAAATCAAAATAGAACAATAGAGTTAATTAGTAGCCAAATAGATGCTTTGCTTCTTTTTGACATAAGTAAGTATGGTCTTCAAATCAAAAGAAATAAAAGCCAACTAAGACATAATAAAACCGATATTATTTTAAGGCTTGATATTTACTCAAAGCATAAAAATTCCAGAGTTTGTAAAATAAAAATCTCCAAAAGAGCTTAGTAACCTTATGCAAAAGTATTCAGGAGCTGTTTTTGAAAAAGAGCGTTCACACTTACATTTTTTTTGTAAAAGGTTATAATGATAAATGGGCTTTTCCAATTAGCGAATTTGGGCTAAAAGGAAAAGGAGAGCTAGAGGATGTAGCAAAAGAGTTTTGTGAGTTTTGCAACATCAAAGAAATTGAATTTATAAAAAGGAGTTTGTTTTGATAGATATAAACTCTTTTATAAATAAATACATACAATACATTCACGCTAATTTTGAAATTGAGGAAATAGATAAAAAAACCTATGAGATAACTACACCTTTTTTGGATAGTAGTAATGATTATATAGTTATATATGCCCTTATAAATGGTGACAAAATAAAACTTAGCGATGATAGCGATACTTTAAATAGTCTAGCTTTAAAAGGTATGCAGTTTAATACAGAAAAAAGGCAACAAGAACTTGAAATAATTCTTAATGGTTTTGGAATACAAAGAGAAAATAATGAGCTTTTTGTTGAGGCTAGTGTGTCAAATTTTGCTTCTAAACAACATAATATTTTACAAGCATTAATAAGTGTAAATGATATGTTTGTTTTAGCAAATAATAAAATTTCAAGCTTTTTCTTTGATGATGTAGCAAGATTTTTAGATAGTATAGATGCAAGATATATTTCATCTGTTAGTTTAGAGGGCAAGAGTCATTTAAATCATAAATTTGATTTTATAATCTCTAAATCAAAAAAAGCAAAGAAAGACTTATAAAACTTCTTAATAACCCTAAAAAAGACAATTTAAAGTCTTCTTTGTTTTCATTTTTAGACTTACAAGATGATAGAGTTAAAAATAGTGAAAGTATAATTATTTTAAATGATAGTAATATTACAGTACCAGATGATATCACACAAGCAACAAATCAATATGGCATTAAGCCTATTTTGTGGTCTCAAAAAGAAAACTATAAAAATCTTTTATCGGTTTAGCTTAAATTTGGTTTAATTATTTTAATCCCCTTTTAATAAATCATCTTCAATACGCTCTAAGATATCATTTTTTAAATTTCTTTC of the Campylobacter ureolyticus ACS-301-V-Sch3b genome contains:
- a CDS encoding Mu transposase C-terminal domain-containing protein — its product is MYFVETITASLIFKCNKNTLRQSVKRNSPKYPFIKVDANTRSRGGKRLLFKVGALKIKEAISKNIISTDIKIWDEKLNLVSVDEILGGDYFKSDDGFVNSCDDDASNCHSMHNVSNTSSSDDLVNNIDVVRERVVGSCCDDLVSVTSNGVGYDCVNENRGDLINSKIKECVSNKFSHLKTLNENQKLEVIAYSKKYSVKKAKKFFGISDKNIYRWLKEFENGGIKEIKDRRGKRIKADLILIKQAILSIGNAHKSSWWMEYVRRFCLTNNLEFNAFNLEADISKSTFYRHANSLIKKDADIRNFLRGGLDGLTDMNLSVKRDYLMENEEWQIDATSFDFMCLNEKGEPQRYEAIGIVDAKSKKRVYELADSPNSYANVRLLKKAFIKMGRPGYIKGDNGKDYVGTHFQGVLARLGVSYIAAAPFKGYQKGVIEKSHGVMQNFFEGLPGFIGHNAGARIKKENEALEKSKRLSGVKTNIKNLLTKDEMQSMIDSWCDKKYGFSKNVDRAWFDERLFGKAYQRVLSASGISINSITYQSLELYKHLKIGDSVEVIEDIDDASKVYVYHKGEFICEIVHSEVKNMTAEEVKKAKKEYQKTHITPTKNYIKSLRDEKDAYYKEVAKQNLDEKMKAKNSVIKKESAAKKVEVEDNSDGEIYLPDINEVLKEFVG
- a CDS encoding ATP-binding protein, producing the protein MIDEATKQAYAEYEKNGGSFRKLGALLKMNQAYVSMAFNGWGDYDLSSESKAVAEKKIVDFFNSKRLDISNQYDEICKNDKILPFTNTIIIMASVIKAIKQRALLKIIGKSGTGKTTAINALIKKLPQAILVTAYAGMSKKELLESIAEKIGAEPKRLGTAHLMSAIKDTLKGSDRVIIIDEANFISTISLEQIRHIQDETNSPIILVGTENLQKQILKSHEQVITRIRNTHKPLMSFNENEVMMLFEENGKKIDEKTALKIWKRCKNLREVKYALDDLVEIYKGNISKIDEVLPRNI
- a CDS encoding DUF3164 family protein, whose amino-acid sequence is MAKLDEKGFWQNKEGNFIHKDMIAIDKQLEDEVVEKLIVKAKEVQNALKEFKEFAYKECYDFIDLLRQNYGMDKLENSKTGSVCLRSFNGTKEVQIQIAKQISFDSKLILAKEKIDEYLDEKTENADAEIRTLITRAFDVKNGKVDAKMVLSLKQYPISNPKWIEAMKMIDEAVEIVGTKSYIRFREREDERIDGALKMIVLDIAGV
- a CDS encoding phage protein GemA/Gp16 family protein, which produces MTEKQRILRKNLLARIHTNSKYKELVRVDAWESWLDVRFGVSSSALLSIDELNKTLDMLINDEFKECEPDILGRNLVKNSKIINNLTKNKTKKITQKQYIYIKHLANRLNFSDEKLMVFVARQIKVLIRLDSQLKRISLNDARRIITGLEKMCKFYKK
- a CDS encoding DUF1828 domain-containing protein, with translation MIDINSFINKYIQYIHANFEIEEIDKKTYEITTPFLDSSNDYIVIYALINGDKIKLSDDSDTLNSLALKGMQFNTEKRQQELEIILNGFGIQRENNELFVEASVSNFASKQHNILQALISVNDMFVLANNKISSFFFDDVARFLDSIDARYISSVSLEGKSHLNHKFDFIISKSKKAKKDL
- a CDS encoding DUF1829 domain-containing protein; this translates as MKLLNNPKKDNLKSSLFSFLDLQDDRVKNSESIIILNDSNITVPDDITQATNQYGIKPILWSQKENYKNLLSV